One Drechmeria coniospora strain ARSEF 6962 chromosome 01, whole genome shotgun sequence genomic region harbors:
- a CDS encoding early meiotic induction protein 5, with protein sequence MATLRHSVMAARRTVLRPQQITAHPILLLPSYRHSSSSSNSRASTGAGDPSAPPSRELGVGELEGAQFRIEPLRRTGEDDGTKRARLVYQSRKRGTLESDLLLSTFAAKHLPTMAGPLLNEYDRLLDENDWDLYYWATQREPADGYMSTNPSDDAAATSMPTSKPDDDALVRPSPPVGEWAQTIGNFKPAYRPVPTRWRGSEILSLLREHVRERSVDGGDGNGSGKGMAFMPALDEK encoded by the exons ATGGCGACTCTCCGTCACAGCGTCATGGCGGCCCGACGCACCGTCTTGAGACCCCAGCAGATCACGGCGCatcccatcctcctccttccgTCGTACCGtcacagcagcagcagcagcaactcGAGAGCCAGCACTGGCGCCGGCGACCCTTCTGCTCCACCTTcccgcgagctcggcgtcggcgagcttgagGGTGCCCAGTTTCGCATCGAGCCGCTTCGCCGCAcaggcgaggacgacgggacCAAGCGCGCACGCCTCGTCT ACCAGTCGCGCAAGCGCGGCACTCTCGAATCCGAtctcctcctctccaccTTTGCCGCGAAGCATCTCCCCACGATGGCCGGCCCCCTGCTCAACGAATACGATCGTCTCCTGGATGAGAACGATTGGGACCTCTACTACTGGGCGACGCAGCGCGAACCCGCCGATGGCTACATGTCCACAAACCCCTCTGAtgacgcggcggcgacgtccatGCCCACGTCCAAACCTGACGATGACGCCCTTGTCCGGCCGTCCCCCCCCGTCGGCGAATGGGCGCAAACAATAGGCAACTTTAAGCCCGCGTACCGCCCGGTGCCCACCCGATGGCGTGGAAGCGAAATCCTTTCGCTCTTGAGGGAGCACGTGCGCGAGCGAAGCGtcgatggtggtgatggtaacggcagcggcaaagGCATGGCCTTCATGCCTGCCCTCGATGAGAAGTAG
- a CDS encoding ERV25 protein has product MAMASPPNSLLQWITSLLLLVCAAEALKFELVAHAGAESHAKERCIRNFVGQETLVVVTATVGGTKGDGMMVNIHIRDTLGNEYARPRDVVGESRSVFTSHSETAFEVCFENVYTDTRRPNPASRPVELDIDIGADAKDWSAIQATEKLKPVEADLRRIEELTAEVVHEMDYLRFREQRLRDTNESTNARVKWFGIGTTWLLIALWGWQIMYLRAYFRSKHLI; this is encoded by the exons ATGGCCATGGCTTCGCCCCCGAATTCGCTCCTGCAATGGATTAccagcctgctgctgctcgtctgCGCAGCCGAGGCGCTCAAGTTTGAGCTCGTCGCTCACGCAGGAGCCGAGAGCCATGCGAAGGAGAGGTGCATCCGTAACTTTGTCGGTCAGGAAACTTTGGTGGTCGTCACGGCCACGGTCGGCGGAACCAAGGGCGACGGCATGATGGTCAACATTCAC ATTCGAGATACATTGGGCAACGAGTACGCCAGGCCTCGAGACGTCGTTGGCGAGTCAAGATCTGTCTTCACATCACACTCGGAAACGGCCTTTGAGGTTTGCTTCGAAAACGTCTACACCGACA CCCGACGACCGAATCCGGCCTCCCGAccggtcgagctcgacatcgacatcggcgccgatgccaagGATTGGTCTGCCATACaggcgacggagaagctcaagccggtcgaggccgacctgCGGCGGATCGAAGAACTCACAGCCGAAGTGGTGCACGAAATGGACTACCTGCGCTTCCGCGAGCAGAGGCTACGCGACACAAACGAGAGCACCAATGCACGTGTCAAGTggttcggcatcggcaccacTTGGCTCCTCATCGCCCTCTGGGGCTGGCAGATCATGTACCTTCGCGCCTACTTCCGGTCCAAGCACCTCATCTAA
- a CDS encoding hydrolase: protein MGELLELEVADDLIVKATDYARSYMAKYDGSHDFHHIERVVALAHHIQSHTPATSRPIVTLCALLHDVGDKKYLAPGEDGSRLVHNLLVSLGAPSVLASKVQTICLGVSYSSEVRDPARVADLIDAHPELAVVQDADRLDAIGAVGVARAFAFGGAKGRALGDSIDHFAEKLVRLEGMMKTAEGRRLARKRTERIELMQSWWQEETDGVEAL, encoded by the coding sequence ATGGGTGAACTTCTCGAACTCGAAGTCGCCGATGATCTCATCGTAAAGGCGACAGACTATGCGCGAAGCTACATGGCCAAGTACGATGGCTCCCACGACTTTCACCACATCGAGCGCGTGGTCGCTCTCGCCCACCACATCCAGTCGCATACGCCCGCCACATCACGGCCCATCGTCACCCTCTGCGCCCTCCTCCACGACGTTGGTGACAAAAAGTACCTGGCACCGGGCGAGGATGGCTCGCGGCTCGTGCACAACCTGCTCGTCTCCCTTGGTGCCCCGTCTGTCCTTGCGAGCAAGGTGCAAACCATCTGCCTCGGCGTGAGCTACTCATCCGAGGTCCGGGACCCGGCCCGCGTTGCCGATCTGATCGACGCCCACCCGGAACTCGCCGTCGTGCAGGATGCGGACAGACTCGatgccatcggcgccgtcggcgtcgcccgcGCCTTTGCCTTTGGCGGTGCCAAGGGACGCGCCCTTGGCGACTCGATCGACCACTTtgccgagaagctcgtcCGACTCGAGGGCATGatgaagacggccgagggacGACGGCTGGCGAGGAAGCGGACCGAGAGGATCGAGCTGATGCAGTCCTGGTGGCAAGAAGAGACGGACGGTGTCGAGGCCCTGTGA
- a CDS encoding small nuclear ribonucleoprotein: MSFVPVNPRPMLQDLVDRNVSVRLKWGQTEYQGVLKAIDSYMNLQLAGTREFIDNKETGHLGQVLIRCNNVLWIRGIAGGENGDTEMNQ, translated from the exons ATGAGCTTCGTACCCGTCAATCCGCGGCCGATGCTGCAGGATCTTGTCGACAGAAACGTCTCTGTTCGCCTGAAATGGGGCCAGACCGAATATCAGGGCGTGCTCAAAGCCATCGACAGCTACATGAACCTCCAGCTGGCAGGCACGCGCGAATTCATCGACAACAAAGAGACTGGCCATCTGGGACAGGTGCTTATTCG ATGCAACAACGTCCTGTGGATTCGGGGCATAGCAGGGGGTGAAAACGGCGATACGGAAATGAATCAATAG
- a CDS encoding GTP-binding protein EsdC, translating to MSAVQLSFSLRVSSTVKAVHLLGSWDNYVGQLPLSKDRKASKSGSWKGTFRFQNSTLSAGQRYWYYYIIDGYHVAHDPSIKSTTEPTTGRELNILDVPSDRHHTSSSSSRKSSSSSSSSKSSSSHKSTSKASSSSKASSHKSNRKSSSSSSSSASSSSRQHSPFKDHHLPPWNRAELSVDIPKGRPLSVSRIQAPKPMTPHVTKHILDCDYYDSDALAELTARFGNAALDDEDLITNLGYSPVSTTGSSLSYRSGSSSPNSPLSGYSTPNSDSSACTCERYGITRKGERVRLDCGGSFCGYEDDGSSCSSGSGEDEYGPQQRYSRTTSSRRNGIHVC from the coding sequence ATGTCTGCTGTCCAGCTCTCCTTTTCCCTCCGAGTTTCCTCGACTGTCAAGGCCGTCCACCTCCTCGGCTCCTGGGACAACTACGTCGGCCAGCTCCCGCTCTCCAAGGACAGGAAAGCGTCCAAATCTGGCTCGTGGAAGGGCACCTTTCGATTTCAGAACTCGACGCTCTCGGCCGGCCAACGATACTGGTACTACTACATCATCGACGGCTACCACGTTGCTCACGACCCCAGCATCAAATCCACCACGGAGCCCACTACCGGCCGCGAGTTGAACATTCTCGACGTTCCTTCCGATAGGCACCACACttcttcgtcatcgtctcgcaagtcctcttcatcgtcttcgtcttccaaatcgtcgtcgtcacaCAAGTCCACTTCcaaggcgtcgtcgtcgtcgaaggcgTCATCGCACAAGTCCAACCGCaagagctcgtcgtcgtcgtcgtcgtcggcttcgtcctctTCAAGACAGCACTCCCCCTTCAAGGATCACCACCTACCACCGTGGAACCGAGCTGAGCTGTCTGTCGACATCCCCAAGGGCCGTCCGCTCTCCGTCTCACGAATCCAGGCACCCAAGCCCATGACTCCCCATGTGACGAAGCACATTCTCGACTGTGACTACTACGACAGCGACGCTCTCGCGGAGCTCACAGCTCGTTTCGGTaacgccgccctcgacgatgaggatCTCATTACCAACTTGGGCTATTCACCCGTCTCAACCACTGGTTCCTCCTTGTCCTACCGCTCCGGCAGCTCGTCTCCCAACTCGCCGCTCTCGGGCTACAGCACGCCCAACTCCGACAGCAGCGCTTGCACCTGCGAGCGCTACGGCATCACCCGTAAAGGGGAGCGTGTTAGGCTCGACTGCGGCGGCTCGTTCTGTGGCTATGAGGATGACGGTTCGTCGTGCTCGAGCGGTAGTGGCGAAGACGAGTACGGACCTCAGCAGAGGTACTCGCGCACCACCTCGTCGCGCCGCAACGGCATCCATGTCTGTTGA